In Falco cherrug isolate bFalChe1 chromosome 5, bFalChe1.pri, whole genome shotgun sequence, one DNA window encodes the following:
- the LOC129736142 gene encoding glutamate receptor ionotropic, NMDA 2B-like, translating into MVTGLDNTACKERPRKLGLFIPNAITRRRNSLAVFKNIKCTFREEETILIPMSMFQKPNDFSPPFRFGTVPNGSTERNIRNNYPEMHSYMVKFNQRGVDDALFSLKTGKLDAFIYDAAVLNYMAGRDEGCKLVTIGSGKVFASTGYGIAIQKDSGWKRQVDLAILQLFGDGEMEELEALWLTGICHNEKNEVMSSQLDIDNMAGVFYMLGAAMALSLITFICEHLFYWQFRHCFMGVCSGKPGVVFSISRGIYSCIHGVAIEERQSAMNSPTATMNNTHSNILRLLRTAKNMANLSGVNGSPQSALDFIRRESSVYDISEHRRSFTHSDCKSYNNPPCEENLFSDYISEVERTFGNLQLKDSNVYQDHYHHHHRPHSIGSTSSIDGLYDCDNPPFNAQSRSIGKKPLDLGLPPAKHSQLGDLYGKFSFKSDRYGGSGAHDDLIRSDVSDISTHTVTYGNIEGNAAKRRKQQYKDSLKKRPASAKSRREFDEIELAYRRRPPRSPDHKRYFRDKEGLRDFYLDQFRAKENSPHWEHVDLTDIYKERGDDFKRDTGGGGGGSCTNRAHHKHSSGEFGGGNEHKHGVVSGVPAPWEKNLTNLDWEDRPGANFCRGCPSKLHNYTPSVVGQNSTRQACIRCEACKKAGNLYDISEDNSLQELDQPPAPVPMATSATSSSKYPQSPSNSASKVQKKNRNKLRRQHSYDTFVDLQKDDSALAPRSVSLKDKGRFLEGSPYAHMFEMPASETTFANNKSSVPATSYHHHNNPGSSGGYMLSKSLYPDRVTQNPFIPTFGDDQCLLHGSKSYFFRQPVVAGGPKARPDFRAIVTTNKPVVSALHGAVPARFQKDICIGNQSNPCVPNNKNPRAFNGSSNGHVYEKLSSIESDV; encoded by the exons ATGGTTACAGGTTTAGATAATACAGCTTGCAAAGAAAGACCGAGGAAACTGGGCCTCTTTATCCCCAATGCAATAACACGGAGAAGAAACAGCTTGGCGGTCTTCAAAAACATAAAATGCACTTTCAGAGAAGAAGAAACTATTCTGATTCCCATGTCCATG TTCCAGAAACCCAATGACTTCTCACCTCCTTTCCGCTTCGGGACAGTTCCCAAtggcagcacagaaaggaaCATTCGCAACAACTACCCTGAAATGCACAGCTACATGGTGAAATTCAATCAGAGGGGGGTGGATGATGCACTGTTCTCACTGAAGACTGG GAAGTTGGATGCTTTCATTTATGATGCAGCAGTGCTAAACTACATGGCTGGCAGAGATGAAGGCTGCAAGCTGGTGACGATTGGGAGTGGGAAAGTGTTTGCTTCCACTGGCTATGGCATTGCCATCCAAAAGGACTCAGGCTGGAAGCGCCAGGTGGATCTTGCCATTCTACAGCTTTTTGGAGATG gGGAgatggaggagctggaagcacTGTGGCTCACTGGGATTTGTCACAATGAGAAGAACGAGGTTATGAGCAGCCAGCTGGATATAGATAACATGGCAGGTGTCTTCTACATGCTGGGAGCAGCCATGGCTCTCAGTCTCATCACCTTCATCTGTGAGCATCTCTTCTACTGGCAATTCCGCCACTGCTTCATGGGCGTCTGCTCTGGCAAGCCCGGTGTAGTCTTCTCCATCAGCAGG GGTATCTACAGCTGCATCCATGGCGTGGCCATCGAGGAACGCCAGTCAGCTATGAACTCCCCCACGGCGACTATGAACAACACCCATTCCAACATCCTCCGCCTGCTTCGGACAGCCAAGAACATGGCCAACCTGTCAGGGGTCAATGGCTCACCACAGAGTGCCCTGGACTTTATCCGCCGTGAGTCATCGGTCTATGATATCTCTGAGCACCGCCGTAGCTTCACTCACTCAGACTGCAAGTCCTACAACAACCCCCCCTGTGAGGAGAACCTCTTTAGTGATTATATTAGTGAGGTGGAAAGGACCTTTGGCAACCTCCAGCTGAAGGACAGCAATGTGTATCAGgaccactaccaccaccaccaccgccctCACAGCATTGGCAGCACCAGCTCCATCGACGGGCTTTATGATTGTGACAATCCACCCTTCAATGCCCAGTCACGGTCCATTGGGAAGAAACCCTTGGACCTGGGGTTACCCCCTGCCAAGCACAGCCAGTTGGGTGACCTTTATGGCAAGTTCTCCTTCAAGAGTGACCGCTATGGGGGCAGTGGGGCCCACGACGACCTGATCCGCTCAGATGTCTCTGACATTTCCACTCACACGGTCACCTATGGCAACATTGAAGGCAATGCAGCCAAGCGGCGGAAGCAGCAGTACAAGGACAGCCTGAAGAAGCGCCCGGCTTCCGCCAAGTCCCGGAGGGAGTTTGATGAGATAGAGCTGGCCTACCGCCGGCGTCCGCCCCGCTCACCCGACCACAAGCGCTACTTCAGGGACAAGGAAGGGCTACGGGACTTCTACCTAGACCAGTTTCGGGCAAAAGAGAACTCACCGCACTGGGAACATGTGGATCTGACGGATATCTACAAAGAACGGGGAGATGATTTTAAGCGTGAcacaggaggaggtggaggtggaTCCTGCACCAACAGGGCCCACCACAAGCACAGCTCAGGCGAGTTTGGTGGAGGCAACGAGCACAAGCATGGCGTTGTGAGTGGGGTCCCAGCACCGTGGGAGAAGAACCTGACCAATCTAGACTGGGAGGACCGGCCTGGGGCTAATTTCTGCCGTGGTTGCCCTTCTAAGCTGCACAACTACACGCCATCAGTGGTGGGGCAGAACTCCACCCGCCAGGCCTGCATCCGCTGTGAGGCCTGCAAGAAAGCAGGCAACTTGTATGACATCAGTGAGGACAACTCTCTCCAAGAGCTGGATCAGCCACCTGCCCCCGTGCCCATGGCCACCAGCGCCACTTCCTCCTCCAAATATCCTCAGAGCCCTTCCAATTCTGCCTCCAAGGTACAGAAGAAGAACCGCAACAAGCTCCGCCGGCAGCACTCCTATGACACTTTTGTGGACCTGCAGAAGGATGACTCAGCCCTGGCCCCCCGCAGCGTCAGCCTCAAGGACAAGGGCCGCTTTTTGGAGGGTAGCCCCTACGCCCACATGTTTGAGATGCCAGCCAGTGAGACCACCTTTGCCAACAACAAGTCCTCAGTGCCCGCCACCAgctaccaccaccacaacaaccCCGGCAGCAGCGGGGGCTACATGCTCAGCAAGTCGCTCTACCCCGACCGGGTCACCCAAAACCCTTTCATCCCCACTTTTGGGGATGACCAATGCTTGCTCCACGGCAGCAAATCTTATTTCTTCAGGCAGCCTGTGGTGGCAGGAGGGCCCAAAGCCAGGCCAGACTTCCGAGCCATTGTCACCACCAACAAGCCGGTGGTCTCAGCCCTTCacggggctgtgccagcccgTTTCCAGAAGGACATCTGTATAGGGAACCAGTCCAACCCCTGTGTGCctaacaacaaaaaccccagggCTTTCAATGGCTCCAGCAACGGGCATGTTTATGAGAAACTCTCCAGTATTGAGTCTGACGTTTGA